Within Limanda limanda chromosome 1, fLimLim1.1, whole genome shotgun sequence, the genomic segment AGAGGATGACGCATCGTTTGTTTCaaagtttttcttcttctggatCAGCAGGTACGAACATCATCACTCAGCCTTAACCTCTAAAACCCCTTAACGCAACTCAACCCTTAACTTAACCCAGCTCAACTCAACTTCCCCCCTCAGAACTCTTCTACGTCTTAAACCCAAAACTAACCCCCAACACTcaccacttttattttattttcacgaattcaagctgaaaataaaagtaagaattttaaaatattatcaaCTAGTAATTCTTCAATTACAGTGTCGTCATGTTTCATCTTTCTGTCAGTTTGCTGCTCCAGGGTTAcaagcgccccctgcaggctgaAGATCTGTGGCCACTGCGAGAACAGGACTCATCAAAGAGGATCATGACAGACCTGGAGAAGTTCTGGACTCAGAACAGGAAACAGCTGCAGTACGTTtatttaaagtacattttaatcatttaattgatgtcacagtgatgtcacagtgatgtcacagtgatgtcactaacCTGATGCTGATTCCCTGGTCATGAAACTAAACGCTTCTTTATGACGTTTCCATATTAAAGCCTGGATGGCTTCATgaaagcttttactttgaaatagaTGTTGGAACAGGAAATGGAAGAATATCCAAACGTGTGTGTTGTCAGCGGCCTGAAGGTGGCGCCACTGtagctgtggagctgctgtttACTGTCCTCTACTGTCCTTTATCGCCATCACATTCTGATTTGTTCTGCAGAGAAGAACCTGAAGCTTCTGGTCCATTCTGGTCCCGGTGGGTTGGTTTCGCTGGACCAACAGAAAAAACTCACCTgttgaaggagaagaggaaggggcGGAGCTACAGCCTCTTCCTCATACGAGCTCTGGGGCGGAGCTTTGGGCCTTACTTCCTGTGTGGTACACtatgtctcctcctccacgaCGCCTTCATGTTCGCCGTGCCACAGGTGCTCAGGTGAGTCAGGACCTTCAGTCTAATGTGGTGCCGACATGACGAGAAACAGCGACACCTGCTGGTCAGTGTAGCTGCAGTCGCATCCTGATGAAACCGTGAAGTGACGTCCGGAAagaagatgaggatgatgtTGTTTACTGTTGGTGTTGTTGactttttgtattgtttgttgttgtttatagtTGTCTGCTGGTCTTCATGCGGGACAGAGAGGCGGAGACGTGGAAGGGTTTCCTGTTTGCGTTGCTGCTCTTCCTGTTGTCGTGTCTTCAGTCCGTCCTCAATCATCAGTACATGATTCACTGCTTCAGCGTCGGGATGAGACTGAAGACGAGCGTGATCGCACTCGTCTACAAGAAGGTAAGACAGGTGATagacggacagacaggtgaagacagacaggtgaagacagacagacaggcaggtgaagacagagacaggtACGAGAacgacagacaggtggagagagacagacaggtaagagacggacagacaggtgaagacaGGGACAGGtaagagactgagagacaggtggagacggacagacagacaggtgaagacagagacaggtAAGAGAacgacagacaggtggagagagaccgatagacaggtggagacagacagacagacaggtaagagACGGACAGTCAGGTGaagagacggacagacaggtggagacagacagacggataagagacagacagacaggtaagagacggacagacaggtgaagacagacagttaagagacggacagacaggtgaagagacggacagacaggtggagacagacagacagacaggtgaagacaGCGACAGATAAGAGAacgacagacaggtggagagagacagatagacaggtgaagacagacagttaagagacggacagacaggtgaagagacggacagacaggtggagacagacagttaagagacggacagacaggtggagacagacaggtgaagagacggacagacagataagagacagacagacaggtggagacagacagacggataaGAGACAGACATAGACCCTATCCCAAACTGAATTGAATAATCTTACTTAGTTCTTATAAATTACTCGTTCCctgtttacttttaatttaagtttGTGTTAGcatttaaaacttttattttgaaaacacataGACACTTTTTTGCGCTGAGTAAAGTTGTGAGTaacgttttgtgtgtttgaatctcCAGAGTCTGGTGCTGAGCAGCGCTGCACGGAGACGAGTCACTTTGGGAGAAATTATTAATCTGGTTTCCGCCGACGCTCAGAAGCTGATGGACGTGGTCGTTTATTTCAACAGCGTCTGGATCGCACCCATCGAGATCGCACTGTGCTTCTACTTCCTGTGGCAGGTAAAcgtaaacacaaacatcacaaacacaaacatcatacACATAAAAAtcataaagacaaacacatcttgacaacaaatataaaaaagctAAACACATCGTcatcattgattgattgattgattgattgattgattgattgattgattgattgactggttaattgattgattgattgattggttggttgattgattgattgattggttggttgattggttgattgattggttgattgactggttggttgattgattgattgattgattgattgattgattgattgactggttgattgattgattgattggttgattgattgattgattgattgattgattgattggttgattgattggttgattgatagACTGGTTGATTgactggttgattgattggttgattgattgattgattgattggttggttaattgattgattgattgattgattgattggttgattgattggttggttaattgattgattgattgattgattgattggttggttaattgattgattgattgattgattgattgactggttgattgattgattgactggttggttgattgattgattgattggttgattgatagACTGGTTGATTgactggttgattgattggttgattgattgattgactggttggttgattgattgattgaatgattgattgattggttgattgattgattgattgattgattgattgattgattgacagctgctcGGCCCTCCGGCTCTCGCTGGGATCATCGCCGTCATCCTGATTTTTCCTCTTAACGGAGTTTTGGCTAAAATGAGAAGCAAACTTCAGGTGAGAAAACCTTTTTCTCTTCagatcaaatgtttgtgtttgatttgtagTTTAAGTCTCCGACCCTCGTCCCTCAGGAGGTGCAGATGAAGTTCATGGACGGTCGGATCAAACTGATGAACGAGATCCTGAGCGGCATCAGGATCCTCAAGTTCTACTCGTGGGAGGAAGCGTTCCTGCGGCGAGTCGGCGTCCTGAGAGACGGGGAACTCAACGCCCTGAAGAAATCTCAGATCCTCTACTCCGTGTCTCTGGCTTCGttcaactcctcctccttcctggtgCGTCGCACATCTGCCCGAACATCTGCGTCCAGTGAGTCGGTCACTGtctaattctctctctctctctgccccccccccccctaagaTCGCCCTCTCTGTGTTTGGCGTCTACGTTTTGTACGATGAGCGAAACGTTCTTGATGCTCAGAAGATCTTTGTTTCTGTCGCTCTCATCAACATCCTGAAAAGTCCCCTGAGTCAACTTCCCTTCGCCATGAACACCACCATGCAGGTCAGAGAGTCTTTGAATCTTTGAGTCTTTGTTCCAGTATCCAGAAACTAAAGTGCTGAGCCATGAAAGATCGTAGAACTCAAACCAGTGAtgtcagattttatttgttgaGTTGATAGAAAAACCTAAATGATTAAAAGATGAATAATACttcatgtgttttaaatcaGGCCGTCATCTCGCTGCGGCGTCTGACCGACTTCCTGTGTCTGGAGGAGCTCCGCCCTGACGACGTGGAACGACTTCATCACAGCTCAGGTGCGACTCAACTCACCTGTGTCCAGTGAGACTTCTACTAAGCGAATACGTTTTTACGAATCCACAATTGTCCATTGAAATCATATTTGTGTTATTGATGAGTCACTGGTTCCACATGTCTCTTCTCAGACGGTGACGCCGTGGTGATCGAGGGCGGCTTCTTCTCCTGGTCCCCTGAGGATTCCCCCTGCCTGCAGAGGATCGATGTGAAGGTGAGGACGGGTTCGCTCGTCGCTGTGGTCGGTCACATCGGCTCGGGGAAGTCGTCTCTTCTGTCGGCCATGttgggagagatggagaggaggcgGGGCTTCGTCTATATCAAGGTAACTTAAAAGAACGTGTTTTATTATTTGCTATATCTTACTTTCTTTGCGATTAACGTGttactgtgtgtctctctgtttgtgtatttgtgtgtgtgtgtgtacctgtgtgtgtgtgtgtgtgtctgtgtctgtgtgtgtgtgtgtatctatgtgtgtgtgtgtgtgtgtatctgtgtgtgtttgtgtgtatctgtgtgtgttcgtgtgtgtgtgtatctgtgtgtgtgtgtgtgtgtgtatctgtgtgtgtgtgtgtgtgtatgtgtgtgtgtgtgtgtgtgtgtgtgtatctgtgtgtgtgtgtgtgtttgtgtgtatctgtgtgtgtgtgtttgtgtgtatctctgtgtgtgtgtgtatctgtgtgtgtgtgtgtgtttgtgtgtgtgtgtgtgtgtatctgtctgtgtgtgtgtgtgtgtgtatctgtgtgtgtgtgtgtgtttgtgtgtgtgtgtgtgtgtgtatctgtgtgtatctgtgtgtgtgtgtgtgtatctgtgtgtgtgtatctgtgtgtgtgtgtgtgtgtgtatctgtgtgtgtgtgtttgtgtgtatctgtgtgtgtgtccagggcTCTGTGGGTTATGTTCCTCAGCAGTCTTGGGTCCAGAATGCGTCCGTGAAGGAAAACATTCTGTTTGGtggcgagaggaaggagagctGGTATCACCGGGTGCTGGACGCCTGCGCTCTGCTGCCGGACCTCGACCTGCTTCCTGCCGGAGACGCCACCGAGATCGGAGAGAAGGTACCGCCCTCATCTTCAACCCCACCCGACCCCACCCCTGATGATGCGTTCAGGAGCACAGTGTATTGATGGTGCATTTGTCCGGTAGCGTACTGACGATGCGTTCACTGAccgcagggtttgaacctgtcTGGAGGTCAGAAGCAGAGGGTGAGTCTGGCTCGAGCCGTCTACAGGAGGTCAGATGTTTACCTGCTGGACGACCCGCTGTCGGCCGTGGACGCTCACGTGGGACAACACATCTTTGATCGCGTTATTGGACCCAGAGGGATTCTTAAAGACAAGGTGAGACATGGACCTGTTCAACCAATCATCAACCTTCTTTAATCTGTAtgtaaactcctctgaactgcaataactccaccaaagtaaagatatatatttagatgtatatattttattttctatttaaaaattttgatattctatttcattgttattctattttattcttttttattctattttatactatttctatttctattttatttttttgggttgaaattactgagcattgcttaaagagagtgtgtgacccaagcatttcattgacagtgactgcttcatgttatctctgttcatttgacaataaaaatcttgaatcttgaatcttgaactgTACTGTATCTAACTTTGTCTTATtactaaaaacacaaaactttcTCAGACCAACATTTCCCATCATTCTTTGCTCCATTTTCCTTCAAAGAaagttgtaaaaacaaaaaaagaataattcaGAAAATCCCCTTTTCCTATTCGTCGTTCATTGattatttttgttcagaaagTGTTGTTGTATTCGAGGGTTTGATGTTTGTCGTCACAATGACgcacatgtttaaaaaagagtttaaaacatCAAtcctgagtagggttgcaaaattccgggaatattcaaagttggaaactttccatgggaattaacgggaattaacgggaataaacgggaatatacgggaattaacgggaataaactggaaatgttgtgggtaatttatactaactgtattaaccttgtcatatacagacataaatataaacattttgttttgtcataggctgatttgagccctgaggaaactttgggcacttgactatatgcttctgcatcgttgtgtcattcttaacataggtctttgcacagtatttgcaaatgtacacagcctttccttctacattggatgaggtgaaatgtctccacacatgagagagtgcacgtggcattgttctgtagaataagatgagaaaaaagtttgtaaaaaaacactaatgcaatgccagagatataaatagttagccaaacaattggaatcgtctgtaaacatattttacaattgatggataaatgaatggaaatagtctagatgaacagatgaacaatcctcaatcagcatgctcatatattttcccagtaatatcatggaaacttacctgactagtccttcactctacagcaggcctcagcagccctgctgtagagtgaagcatgctgggagttatctgtgcatgtgatggaagaatgcacagtggaggcttgaaactcaacgttccatacatctttaaaatacagttttgaaggatgtttttattgctcagcgtttaatttgcgtatttttttttttttttcaaaattcccgagctaaacttcccatggaaagtttccggaaagtttccggaaatttaccggaaactttccgcccctttgcaaccctaatcctgaAACATTCATACGTCCTGTTTTGTAGACTCGGGTTCTGGTGACTCACGGCCTCAGCTTCCTGTCCCAAGCCGACCTGGTCCTGGTGATGGACGACGGGCGGATCTCTGAGTCCGGTTCCTACTCGGAGCTGATGGACAGAAAAGGAACCTTCGCCAAATTAATCCAAACCTTCAGTGGAAAACACAGCcgagaaaaaaacacactccaCGAAAAGAGTGAGAACAATGACGTGAACACAACTCATCACAGGAACACAATAACCAGAGGAACACAATAACCAGAGGAACACAATAACCAGAGGAACACAATAACCAGAAGAACACAACTAACCACATGAACACAACTAACCAGAGGAACACAACTAACCACAGTAACACAACTAACCACAGGGACACAACTAACCACATGAACACAACTAACCACAGGAACACAACTAACCAGAGGAACACAAATAACCACAGGAACACAACTAACCAGAGGAACACAATAACCAGAGGAACACAACTAACCACAGGAACACAACTCATCACAGGAACACAGCTAACCAGAGGAACACAAATAACCACAGGAACACAACTAACCAGAGGAACACAACTAACCACAGGAACACAACTAACCAGAGGAACACAACTAACCACAGGAACACAACTAACCACAGGAACACAACTAACCACAGGGACACAATAACCAGAGGAACACAACTAACCACAGGAACACAACTAACCAGAGGAACACAACTCATCACAGGAACACAACTAACCAGAGGAACACAATAACCAGAGGAACACAACTAACCACAGGAACACAACTaaccacagaaacacaataaCCACAGGAACACAACTAACCACAGGAACACAACTAACCACAGGAACACAACTTACCAGAGGAACACAACTAACCACAGGAACACAACTAACCACAGGAACACAACTAACCACAGGAACACAACTAACCACAAGAACACAACTAACCAGAGGAACACAACTAACCACAGGAACACAACTTACCACAGGAACACAACTAACCACAGGAACACAACTAACCAGAGGAACACAACTAACCACAGGAACACAACTAACTACAGGAACACAACTAACCAGAGGAACACAACTAACTACAGGAACACAACtaaccacagcaacacaactaaccacagcaacacaactaaccagaggaacacaactaaccacaggaacacaactaaccacagcaacacaactaaccacaggaacacaactaaccacagcaacacaactaaccacagcaacacaactAACCAGAGGAACACAACTAACCACAGGAACACAACTAACCAATTTTTGTCAAGTTTCAAAAAGTTTTACTGTAGAATTTCTGAGAAAATCAAAGAGCAAAGTCGGCTGCTTTCTCCTGGCGCTCATTACTACCTTacttacttgtgtgtgtgtggttgtgtgtgtgtgtgtgtgtgtataggcaGCAGGAAGGCAGTGTCTCGTGTCAGTCCCTTTGATTTTTCCATCGATCTTTCTCAGGAGCAGCTGATCaggtaaaaacagtttttttttatgtgaataaacaataatatttgtatttataaatcaTAATGTGCCGTATGTGTTGTGTatcctcatgtgtgtgtgtgtgtgtgtgtgtgtgtgttgcagctgtgaTATGAGCGGTGCCAGTCTCCATGTGCCAGACGATGTTGATCAGGATCTGGAGGTTGAAGAAGCTGGAAAACTAACGAAGGCTGATAAAGTTCACACAGGGAGAGTGAGtcgcttgtgtgtttctgtttgaatcCTGAATAGGGTTGTAAAGgagtggaaagtttccggtaaatttccggaaactttccatgggaagttaagctcgggaatattggaaattttgaaaaaaaaaagaattcccaaattaaacgctgagcaataaaaacatcattcaaaactgtattttaaagatgtatggaacgttgagtttcaaccctccacggtgcattcttccatcacatgcacagataactcccaggatgcttcactctacagcagggctactgaggcctgctgtagagtgcatctctggcattgcattagggtttttttacaaacttttttctcatcttattctacagaacaatgccacgtgcactctctcatgtgtggagacatttcaccccatccaatgtagaaggaaaggctgtgtacatttgcaaatactgtgcaaagacctatgttaagaatgacacaacgatgcagaagcatatagtcaagtgcccaaagtttcctcaggactcaaatcagcctatgacaaaacaaaatgtttatatttatgtctgtatatgacaaggtaaatacagttagtataaattacccacaacatttccactttattcccgttaattcccgtatattcccgtatattcccgtatattcccatggaaagtttccaactttgaatattcccggaattttgcaaccctaatcctgaACTTTAAAACTTCAAAACCTAAATATTGTTGAAAATGCAGATTTTATTCTCAGCAGAAGTTGATACACTGAACATCACCAAAGAACGTTTTCCCTAAGATTCGctgatcaatcaatcacagatgaaatatgatgtttttattgtgttgtcaGGTGAAGCTGCAGATGTACAGAGAGTACTTCAAGACCATCGGCTTGACCTTCATCATGACCATCATCTTCCTCTGCGCCTTCCAACAGGCCGCGTCGCTGGCCTACAACTATTGGCTGAGCATCTGGGCCGATGAGGCGCCCGTCAACGGAACCCGGAGCGACCACGAGCTGAAGCTCAGCGTGTTCGCAGCGCTCGGCTTCACTCAGGGTGAGACTCAGGACAGACGTGTTGGATGTGGGACCTCAACGAATCTGATCTGATCTAGAATCCTACGACCAAATCCGTCTTCCGTCTCATGACCACTTATTTCTCTGTGTTCCAGCAATGGCCATGTTTGGGACCACGCTCGCCATCGCTCTGGGCGGGATCGTAGCGTCACGCCACCTCCATGCCGATCTTCTCCACAGCGTGCTGCACTCGCCCATGTCCTTCTTTGAGGTGACGCCGAGCGGGAACCTCCTGAACCGCTTCTCTAAAGAGATTGACGCCATCGACTGCATGATTCCTGACGGGCTGAAGATGATGCTGGGCTACCTGTTCAAGCTGCTGgagatcatcatcatcgtgCTGTTGGCCACGCCCTTCGCAGGCCTGGTGCTCCTCCCCCTGGCCTGCTTCTACGTCTTCATACAGGTGAAGGTGTTTCTTGAACGGTGTCGTCCCTGAGCTGAAGTCTCGTGGTTAATCGTTTTCTCTGTCGTTCGTCTCCAGAGTTTCTACGTGGCGTCGTCGTGTCAGCTGCGGCGCCTGGAGGCGGTGAGCCGCTCGCCGGTCTACAGCCACTTCAACGAGACGGTGCAAGGAGCCGCCGTCATCCGAGCGTTTGGCGAACAGCAGCGGTTCGTCCGGCAGGCTCATCGCCGCATCGACAGCAACCAGGAAGCTTATTTTCCTCGATTTGTCGCCACCAGGTTCGTTCAGACTAtaaaattattcaaatgaatgttCGATCAGAATCTTTTCATCTTTAGTCTCAAAGGGCTTTTTCAGATAAtagttttatatataattataaatgtGTGCTGGTGCAGGTGGCTGGCGGTGAACTTGGAGTTTTTGGGGAACGTGCTGGTTTTGGCGGCGGCCATCTTGTGTGTTCAAGGTCGAGATAATCTCAGTCCGGGAATCGTTGGTCTGGCTGTGACTCAATCTCTCCAGGTGAAAACTGCTTCTCATGACATCAACTATTTCAACCTGAGAAACCAGATTAAATGGTTTTGTTGGTGTTTAAATCTAACGTGttgaatgaaacacaaacaaataaagtttcAGATTGAATCAGTGTTGGTGGTTTTGCAGGTCACGGGAATCCTGAGCTGGATCGTTCGATCGTGGACGGACGTGGAAAACAACATCGTGTCTGTGGAGCGAGTGAAAGAATACGACCACACAGCCAAAGAGGTTCGCTGCTCCACAACCCCTTGTTAAAACCAGAGATTCTcttttaagagaagatgagccgaactcagtttagtcaatcaaagtatttatttagaaagcgattgaagtatattctggtcagccgagaggttgatgtggttgtagaagttgatgatgaagtaaaggaccgcggacccagtacttacaagaataatgatgtttattacacaaagtagtacaggtcaggacgagctctagaactcggagaaatcacacagccaaatggtgaagtccgTCCTGCCCCTGCAGGGCAAGAtgttttataggtgggaggtgggaccccaaaactagagataacatgacatcacacaacagggcttcagcctaaataaggagttgttttgcacatgaagatgaaaatgcattggTCAAGGACCGTCCCTtttctggtcagaggtcattcccgaggtaaaaggtctttccaaagagggacagacctccttgaataaagatctggaggattctctgggaatgtctgagagtcacgaagataagcatcatatatatcagcctgtcattgtatTTAAGCACATGCTAAAgtcattaactctagtgaatacacgacacgatgaacaggttacagcaaagcaatgggcttccagtacgttagttgtatcagagcgccacgaacatccggcgtctgtctattttataacagtagatcttcgttcctcctcctctgaagtgcgcaggcgtaatccatcctcctggcttttggaatacggaagtgaacagggagacactcccaatgacgctagagttgctcggcaacctgtttacttcaagaaAGGCCTTGAACCCGCAGATGCAATgtcggccaaaggtgtttacaattggaatcaaaacaatcctgactgtgtaaacattcgcaacaaactaaacccaaacaatgtcacactgactttgccccagaaggaacagttcctggatctctatgtgagtttaatgaatctgagggaattacgctttaataTCCAAAAGTTAAGTATTAgaacaagtaaaagattcattattaacactaagcagcaacagttattaaaatcatttgtatgaaggcataatatctagctaaaactacttctatctttatttggttggaattctgtcagcacagaGAGACACTAAAATTTGAAATCTCCACAGTTCGCTGCTCCACAACCCCTCCAGGGTTTAGATAGAttcatgtatatataatatacctTTATATAATATGTTAATCTGTATATATTCAAGTGTAATCTGTGGTTTACAATCCAATATCTCTGAGACTGTGTCACAGCTCGTACGTATCCTGACTTCACTTCATTAGTT encodes:
- the LOC133005961 gene encoding multidrug resistance-associated protein 1-like, producing MEDLCSGMGLDPFWDWNLTWYTSKPDLTQCFQHTALVWFPCVYLWTCSPLYLLYLQLRPHRGVIPLSKLCCSKTLLGFGLASFGLLEMFYFVVKMNDEIQNHLILLGPLIRSLTLVLAVVIIQIERMKGCRSSVILFLFWTLLVLCSIVPLKVNIEQIIDQEFSSDAFRFNAFFICFSIQLIQLVLCCFSDRRTLQDEHTRVQNQCPEDDASFVSKFFFFWISSLLLQGYKRPLQAEDLWPLREQDSSKRIMTDLEKFWTQNRKQLQEEPEASGPFWSRWVGFAGPTEKTHLLKEKRKGRSYSLFLIRALGRSFGPYFLCGTLCLLLHDAFMFAVPQVLSCLLVFMRDREAETWKGFLFALLLFLLSCLQSVLNHQYMIHCFSVGMRLKTSVIALVYKKSLVLSSAARRRVTLGEIINLVSADAQKLMDVVVYFNSVWIAPIEIALCFYFLWQLLGPPALAGIIAVILIFPLNGVLAKMRSKLQEVQMKFMDGRIKLMNEILSGIRILKFYSWEEAFLRRVGVLRDGELNALKKSQILYSVSLASFNSSSFLIALSVFGVYVLYDERNVLDAQKIFVSVALINILKSPLSQLPFAMNTTMQAVISLRRLTDFLCLEELRPDDVERLHHSSDGDAVVIEGGFFSWSPEDSPCLQRIDVKVRTGSLVAVVGHIGSGKSSLLSAMLGEMERRRGFVYIKGSVGYVPQQSWVQNASVKENILFGGERKESWYHRVLDACALLPDLDLLPAGDATEIGEKGLNLSGGQKQRVSLARAVYRRSDVYLLDDPLSAVDAHVGQHIFDRVIGPRGILKDKTRVLVTHGLSFLSQADLVLVMDDGRISESGSYSELMDRKGTFAKLIQTFSGKHSREKNTLHEKSSRKAVSRVSPFDFSIDLSQEQLISCDMSGASLHVPDDVDQDLEVEEAGKLTKADKVHTGRVKLQMYREYFKTIGLTFIMTIIFLCAFQQAASLAYNYWLSIWADEAPVNGTRSDHELKLSVFAALGFTQAMAMFGTTLAIALGGIVASRHLHADLLHSVLHSPMSFFEVTPSGNLLNRFSKEIDAIDCMIPDGLKMMLGYLFKLLEIIIIVLLATPFAGLVLLPLACFYVFIQSFYVASSCQLRRLEAVSRSPVYSHFNETVQGAAVIRAFGEQQRFVRQAHRRIDSNQEAYFPRFVATRWLAVNLEFLGNVLVLAAAILCVQGRDNLSPGIVGLAVTQSLQVTGILSWIVRSWTDVENNIVSVERVKEYDHTAKEAAWTLEDSLLPAAWPTTGTIEFDDYGLKYRQDLDWALKDISISIQNREKVGIVGRTGAGKSSLALGIFRILEASSGRILIDGIDVSQIGLHDLRSRITIIPQDPVLFSGSLRMNLDPFDTCSEEELWKALELAHLSSFVSRLPQKLEHPCSEGGENMSLGQRQLLCLARALLRKTRILVLDEATAAVDLRTDQLIQSTIRSQFDDCTVLTIAHRLNTIMDYTRVIVMDRGSIAEMDSPAQLLHRQGLFYKMCVEAGLV